Proteins encoded by one window of Salvia splendens isolate huo1 chromosome 7, SspV2, whole genome shotgun sequence:
- the LOC121811659 gene encoding E3 ubiquitin-protein ligase RNFT1-like, producing MEISSSEATNIDSASPSNGGGQILQFPSIRFLRSPISSLIEYSGLLRVRPEYRYSQALPLIPDRIAQNPEPVDGGDEASGSGSGNSGNSSNSGEVSIRIIGEQDRAASNGENVAGLGAEESAVGGDDVNRSAAGDVNSNREGSSYQRYDIQQAARWIEQILPFSLLLLVVFIRQHLQGFAVTIYSTAILLKSNDILRKQTALKGERRMSVLVGYLFFFMLHIFGIYWWHRKDDLFYPLLMIPPKAIPPFWHAIFVILVNDIMARQAAMAVKLVLLMYYKNGRGHNFRRQGQMLTLIEYALLLYRALLPTPVWYRFFLNKTYGSLFSSLTTGLYLTFKLTSIVEKVQSFFASLKALSRKEIHYGSVATSEQVNAAGDLCAICQEKMHAPILLRCKHIFCEDCVSEWFERERTCPLCRALVRPADLQSYGDGSTNLFFQLF from the exons ATGGAAATATCAAGTTCTGAAGCTACGAATATTGATTCGGCGTCGCCAAGCAATGGAGGGGGCCAAATCCTGCAGTTCCCCTCAATCCGGTTCCTACGCTCCCCGATTTCATCCCTAATTGAATACTCCGGTTTGCTCCGGGTCCGACCCGAATACCGCTACTCTCAAGCCCTACCTCTAATACCGGACAGAATTGCTCAAAATCCGGAGCCCGTTGACGGCGGCGATGAAGCTAGTGGCAGTGGCAGTGGGAATTCTGGCAATAGCAGTAACAGTGGGGAGGTTTCGATTCGGATCATCGGGGAGCAGGATAGAGCTGCGAGTAATGGGGAGAATGTGGCGGGATTGGGTGCGGAGGAGTCCGCGGTTGGGGGTGATGATGTTAATCGGAGTGCGGCGGGTGATGTTAATAGTAATAGGGAAGGATCCTCGTACCAGAGATACGATATACAGCAGGCGGCCAGGTGGATTGAGCAGATTCTTCCGTTTTCCTTGCTATTGTTGGTTGTTTTCATCCGCCAGCACTTGCAAG GATTTGCTGTTACTATTTATTCCACTGCCATCTTATTGAAGTCCAATGACATTCTTCGGAAGCAAACTGCTCTAAAG GGAGAAAGGAGGATGAGCGTCCTAGTTGGTTATTTGTTCTTCTTCATGCTTCATATCTTTGGAATATACTGGTGGCATCGTAAGGACGACCTTTTTTATCCACTACTCATGATTCCTCCAAAGGCAATCCCACCTTTCTGGCACGCTATATTTGTCATCCTGGTTAATG ACATAATGGCACGTCAGGCAGCAATGGCTGTGAAGCTGGTTCTGCTAATGTATTATAAGAATGGTAGAGGACACAATTTCCGTAGACAG GGGCAAATGTTAACTCTGATCGAATATGCACTGCTTCTGTATCGTGCTTTGTTACCAACCCCTGTATGGTATAGATTCTTCTTGAACAAAACATACGGGAGTCTCTTTTCATCATTAACAACCGGACTTTATTTAACTTTCAAGCTAACATCAATTGTTGAGAAA GTTCAATCTTTCTTTGCATCCTTAAAGGCATTATCCCGAAAGGAAATCCATTATGGATCTGTTGCAACGTCAGAACAG GTAAATGCGGCTGGAGACCTATGCGCCATATGCCAGGAGAAGATGCATGCACCCATTTTGCTACGCTGCAAGCATATTTTCTGTGAAGATTGTGTTTCAGAATG GTTCGAACGAGAGAGAACTTGCCCTCTGTGCAGAGCACTAGTTCGACCTGCTGATCTTCAATCGTATGGGGATGGATCGACTAATCTATTCTTCCAGCTGTTTTAA